A single region of the Winslowiella toletana genome encodes:
- the sctW gene encoding type III secretion system gatekeeper subunit SctW, with protein sequence MTSPIAALTRPLLSGQLLPEPRTILSDQLSKPLANSAGHPGGAVDNDGLIVSAENFLKSVDEFSVFISQVRRLRDIAGRCDFSAAAEIYELLDDDAEAKIAALWRVIKTQQTKSAALLLHEARSLFPDESNRVVALREMLKHRNILEIEREIIEQALAIAEDDACPTRLKSGINVALKARLMSKQLKLSPAVIRESYRNFIESNENERKIYQGWVLMFGGDRRRMLINFMEAALLADMNASDPGCTDIEFGNLLGRLTQIKLIRSSEDLFIQRASKDGFLKRFNFSEDDWLLFILSILHDAGLLYDQLRQLGNNVLSRMSPREKVCFIQKIYHFVREFPSGIFDSFDQQQLLYQHFISLIGHGYQAELAESRTY encoded by the coding sequence AATACTGAGTGACCAGTTGAGCAAGCCGCTGGCAAATTCTGCCGGTCATCCCGGTGGGGCGGTTGATAACGATGGTCTGATTGTCAGCGCGGAAAACTTTCTGAAATCCGTTGATGAGTTTTCTGTTTTTATCAGCCAGGTACGCAGGCTAAGGGACATTGCCGGGCGCTGTGATTTTTCTGCTGCGGCAGAGATCTACGAGCTACTGGATGATGATGCCGAAGCAAAGATTGCCGCACTGTGGCGGGTGATAAAAACGCAGCAAACAAAATCTGCCGCGCTATTACTGCACGAGGCAAGAAGTCTGTTTCCCGATGAAAGTAATCGGGTGGTTGCCCTGCGAGAGATGCTGAAACATCGCAATATCTTAGAAATTGAACGTGAAATTATAGAGCAGGCGCTGGCGATTGCCGAAGATGATGCCTGCCCGACGCGGCTAAAGTCAGGAATTAATGTTGCGCTTAAAGCGCGGTTAATGAGTAAGCAATTAAAACTGTCACCGGCTGTTATTCGTGAAAGCTATCGTAATTTTATTGAAAGCAACGAGAATGAGCGAAAAATATATCAGGGATGGGTATTAATGTTTGGCGGGGACAGACGTCGCATGCTGATCAACTTTATGGAGGCTGCGTTGCTGGCAGATATGAATGCCAGCGATCCGGGATGTACCGATATTGAATTTGGTAATTTACTGGGGCGTCTGACACAAATAAAGTTGATTCGTTCAAGCGAGGATTTATTTATCCAGCGTGCCAGTAAAGATGGTTTTCTAAAACGCTTTAATTTTTCTGAAGATGACTGGCTACTGTTTATATTATCCATTTTACATGATGCCGGGCTGCTCTACGATCAGTTGAGACAGTTGGGAAACAATGTCTTAAGTCGGATGTCACCAAGAGAAAAAGTGTGTTTTATCCAGAAGATATATCACTTTGTCCGCGAATTCCCATCGGGAATTTTTGACAGTTTTGACCAGCAGCAATTGTTGTATCAACACTTTATATCGTTGATCGGCCACGGCTATCAAGCTGAACTGGCAGAGAGCAGAACTTATTAA
- a CDS encoding InvB/SpaK family type III secretion system chaperone: MDIDIASLVRESLRSGGCDASLLNNFDGHSTILLDFDDMPGILVSVVDKQVVLWSQLCDHNVHVLSQVADRILELLLEPAKYSVTGQLQIAKEDNATVLKCVLEESCLNEAMFGDALETFYLSLRKYCEVLR, translated from the coding sequence ATGGATATTGATATTGCCTCTCTGGTACGAGAATCACTCCGCTCTGGCGGTTGCGATGCTTCGCTGCTCAACAATTTTGATGGCCACTCTACCATTTTGTTAGATTTTGACGATATGCCCGGCATTTTAGTCAGCGTGGTTGATAAACAGGTGGTGCTCTGGTCTCAGCTCTGCGATCACAACGTTCATGTCCTTTCTCAGGTCGCCGACCGGATACTTGAGCTGCTGCTTGAACCGGCAAAATATTCGGTAACCGGTCAGCTGCAGATCGCCAAAGAAGATAATGCGACGGTATTGAAGTGTGTGCTGGAAGAGAGTTGCCTGAATGAAGCCATGTTCGGTGATGCACTCGAAACCTTTTATCTGAGCCTGCGCAAATATTGTGAGGTATTGCGCTAA
- the sctN gene encoding type III secretion system ATPase SctN, giving the protein MPWPTLVRYQAHPVRVTGPILEARLKGVTIGEVCNVLRSDSDKTLVARAQVLGFERDSTILSLIGSAEGLSRDMVISPTGHGLMMEVSAMLAGAVLTPSGKVSERFSPAAEGALVESRPVNAPPPAWDQRCGISELLVTGIRAIDGLLTCGIGQRMGIFAAAGCGKTTLMQMLINNADAEIFVVALIGERGREVTEFVEALRQMDRRSRCVVVYATSDYPALDRANAASVAMTIAEYFRDCGLNVLLFLDSITRYARALRDVALAAGEPPARRGYPASVFEKLPALLERPGKTQRGSISAFFTILLENEEESDPVAEEIRSILDGHIWLSRKLASKNHYPAIDVLRSVSRVCQRVTSDSHQAHASNLRNLLARMEELQVLVDFGEYQPGVNPDNDMTFNASAEIQRFLCQPVEQQCALADTLIRMQYLVK; this is encoded by the coding sequence ATGCCATGGCCGACACTGGTGCGCTATCAGGCGCATCCTGTGCGTGTCACCGGCCCGATCCTTGAAGCCCGGCTGAAGGGGGTCACGATTGGCGAAGTGTGTAATGTGCTGAGAAGTGACAGCGACAAAACGCTGGTCGCCAGAGCGCAGGTGCTCGGTTTTGAAAGAGATTCAACCATACTCAGCCTGATTGGCTCGGCCGAGGGCTTGTCACGCGACATGGTGATCAGTCCTACCGGTCACGGTTTGATGATGGAAGTGTCAGCCATGCTGGCTGGTGCGGTTCTCACTCCTTCAGGCAAGGTGTCTGAGCGTTTCTCGCCCGCGGCTGAAGGCGCGTTGGTAGAGAGCCGCCCGGTCAATGCGCCACCGCCGGCCTGGGATCAGCGCTGTGGCATCAGCGAGCTGTTAGTCACCGGCATTCGGGCGATAGACGGCCTGCTGACCTGCGGCATTGGGCAAAGAATGGGTATTTTCGCCGCCGCCGGATGTGGCAAAACGACCCTGATGCAGATGCTGATCAACAATGCGGATGCGGAGATATTTGTCGTGGCGTTGATTGGCGAGCGTGGCCGCGAAGTGACGGAGTTTGTCGAGGCATTGCGGCAAATGGATCGAAGATCACGCTGTGTGGTGGTGTACGCCACTTCTGACTATCCGGCGCTGGACCGCGCCAATGCGGCATCGGTGGCGATGACTATCGCCGAATATTTCCGTGACTGCGGGCTGAACGTTCTGCTGTTTCTTGATTCGATAACGCGTTATGCCCGCGCGCTGCGCGACGTGGCATTGGCTGCCGGTGAACCGCCGGCGCGTCGTGGCTATCCGGCCTCGGTATTCGAAAAACTTCCCGCCCTGCTGGAAAGGCCCGGCAAAACGCAGCGTGGCAGTATCAGCGCCTTTTTTACCATCCTGTTGGAAAATGAGGAGGAGTCCGATCCGGTCGCGGAAGAGATTCGCTCGATCCTTGACGGCCATATCTGGCTGAGTCGCAAACTTGCCAGTAAAAATCATTACCCGGCTATTGATGTATTGCGCAGCGTCAGTCGTGTCTGCCAGCGAGTGACCAGCGATAGTCACCAGGCTCACGCCAGTAACCTGCGTAATTTGCTCGCCAGAATGGAGGAATTGCAGGTGCTGGTCGACTTCGGCGAGTACCAGCCGGGTGTGAACCCTGACAATGATATGACCTTTAACGCCAGCGCTGAAATTCAACGCTTTCTCTGTCAGCCAGTAGAGCAGCAATGCGCGCTTGCCGACACGCTAATAAGGATGCAATACCTTGTTAAATAA
- a CDS encoding FliM/FliN family flagellar motor switch protein gives MKALAIRRYDAQSSALKLFFRYLEMHHQPVLMTTPPPGAVLARATAQITGVELLVDVRAWFGKSLPEKSGLRADLITPDEIRDLFHYSGALLTLHLPGEAEEPLTVLAPVAVEEYRDKAMPRVNTSCGPGWLTAVNTHYRSHICQVLPSLLHGTIPFHLDLMLGSSALSYRHLKKLQPGDVLLVNQLLETVVTGNRTLAKYRQQEDYLMLEDIYDDEEQHEHYQPLHPHQNLQAQRIGINNIPVQLTFIINQMTLTLDELSVLHIGDVIAVGTEGENSITICANGSLLAKGELVMADERLGVEIQTLCHEAQYGK, from the coding sequence ATGAAAGCGCTGGCGATACGACGTTACGATGCGCAATCCAGCGCGTTGAAGCTGTTTTTTCGCTATCTGGAAATGCATCACCAGCCCGTGCTGATGACCACGCCGCCGCCCGGAGCGGTGCTTGCCAGGGCAACGGCACAAATAACCGGCGTTGAATTGCTGGTCGATGTGCGGGCCTGGTTTGGTAAAAGTCTGCCGGAAAAAAGCGGATTACGAGCCGATTTGATCACGCCTGATGAAATCAGGGATCTCTTTCACTACAGCGGCGCGCTGCTTACGCTGCATTTGCCGGGCGAAGCTGAAGAGCCACTGACGGTGTTGGCACCTGTCGCGGTGGAAGAGTATCGCGATAAAGCGATGCCGAGGGTTAACACCAGCTGCGGTCCTGGTTGGCTCACGGCAGTGAACACCCATTATCGGAGCCATATATGCCAGGTGTTACCGTCGCTACTGCATGGCACGATTCCATTCCATCTGGACTTAATGCTTGGCAGCAGTGCGCTGAGTTATCGCCACCTGAAAAAGTTACAGCCGGGCGATGTGCTGCTGGTGAATCAGCTACTGGAGACGGTAGTGACAGGCAACAGGACGTTAGCTAAATACCGGCAACAGGAGGACTATTTAATGCTGGAAGATATCTACGACGACGAGGAACAACACGAGCATTATCAGCCGCTGCACCCGCACCAGAATCTTCAGGCGCAGCGTATTGGCATCAATAATATACCGGTGCAACTCACCTTTATTATTAATCAAATGACCCTGACGCTGGATGAATTATCGGTTCTGCATATCGGTGATGTGATAGCCGTGGGAACCGAAGGGGAAAACAGTATCACTATTTGTGCCAATGGATCGCTGTTGGCAAAGGGTGAGTTGGTGATGGCTGATGAACGGCTGGGAGTAGAAATTCAGACGCTGTGTCATGAGGCACAGTATGGAAAATGA
- the sicA gene encoding type III secretion system translocator chaperone SicA has product MTQENEKIHEAEMCSMLMEYVQQGILLKDLQGIPDDTMEDIYAHAHHFYYQGRLDEAEHYFSLLCMYDLNNPDYFIGLGAVNQLQKKYQKACDLYSLAYIFSKDDYSPVFYSGQCQLLMGDVIKALQCFEVVIKKCPNEHLVKKAQVYFETIKKNRKMLNKDKETTESAKES; this is encoded by the coding sequence ATGACTCAGGAAAACGAGAAAATCCATGAAGCTGAAATGTGTTCCATGCTAATGGAGTATGTTCAGCAAGGTATATTACTGAAGGACTTACAGGGTATCCCGGATGATACCATGGAAGATATTTATGCCCATGCTCACCATTTTTATTATCAGGGGCGTCTGGATGAGGCAGAACATTATTTTAGTCTGCTCTGCATGTATGATTTAAATAACCCGGATTATTTTATTGGACTGGGAGCCGTAAATCAGTTGCAGAAGAAGTACCAGAAAGCCTGCGATCTCTATTCTCTGGCGTATATTTTCTCGAAAGACGATTACAGCCCGGTATTTTATAGCGGCCAATGTCAGCTACTGATGGGAGATGTGATTAAAGCTCTGCAATGTTTTGAAGTAGTGATAAAAAAATGTCCGAATGAACATCTGGTAAAAAAAGCTCAGGTTTATTTTGAAACCATCAAAAAAAATCGAAAGATGCTAAATAAAGATAAAGAAACCACCGAGTCTGCTAAGGAGAGTTAG
- the sctT gene encoding type III secretion system export apparatus subunit SctT — protein sequence MENIQTELYFELNNWLFMVLLSSARLFPAFMLLPYLSNSTLTGLFKFPLAFLLGASLWDAQGVLIYQLGVLEFSALMIKEIVIGLIIAIFICLPFWTLHAAGSLIDNQRGATLSSTLNPLSGIDTSELANLFNLIAVVIILEAGGMLTFLQVMQQSYQLWPPLSAAMPGWENVIRFLGELMKHAVRLSAPVISIFLITELFLGLLARYTPQMNAFSMALTVKTLIGFMVLLLYFSPVLPSEVIGLEKIFFPLS from the coding sequence ATGGAAAACATACAAACCGAGCTCTATTTTGAGTTAAATAACTGGCTTTTTATGGTGCTGTTAAGCTCAGCGCGTCTGTTCCCGGCATTTATGCTGTTGCCTTATCTCAGCAATTCAACGCTTACCGGATTATTTAAGTTTCCATTGGCATTTTTGCTGGGTGCTTCGCTGTGGGATGCGCAGGGAGTGCTGATATATCAACTCGGCGTGCTGGAATTTAGTGCTTTAATGATCAAAGAAATCGTCATCGGGCTAATTATTGCCATCTTTATTTGCCTGCCTTTCTGGACCCTGCATGCGGCAGGTAGCCTGATAGATAACCAGCGTGGAGCGACGCTGAGCAGCACGCTAAATCCGCTGAGTGGCATTGATACCTCTGAACTGGCGAATTTATTCAATCTGATCGCCGTGGTGATTATTCTGGAGGCAGGGGGAATGCTGACCTTTCTGCAGGTAATGCAGCAGAGTTATCAGCTGTGGCCGCCATTGTCGGCGGCGATGCCCGGCTGGGAGAATGTGATTAGATTTCTCGGTGAATTGATGAAGCATGCCGTCAGGCTCTCTGCGCCAGTGATCTCCATCTTTCTGATTACTGAACTTTTTCTTGGCCTGTTGGCGCGCTATACCCCCCAGATGAATGCTTTCTCCATGGCGTTAACCGTCAAAACTCTCATCGGGTTTATGGTGCTGTTGCTCTATTTTTCTCCAGTACTGCCCTCTGAGGTAATCGGACTGGAAAAGATCTTTTTTCCACTTAGCTGA
- a CDS encoding EscV/YscV/HrcV family type III secretion system export apparatus protein — MINDFFINLRKHPELFILLLVVMIIAMLVIPLPTYLVDFLIGLNIVISALVFLSSFYIDRILSFSSFPAVLLITTLFRLALSISTSRLILNDADAGEIIATFGLFVIGDNLVVGFVIFSIVTIVQFMVITKGAERVAEVAARFSLDGMPGKQMSIDADLRASSIDAEQATQRRSILEKESQLYGSFDGAMKFIKGDAIAGILVIFVNFIGGISVGVNQHGMDMSTALSTYTMLTIGDGLVAQIPSLLIAISAGFIVTRVSGEGDNMGITMMSQLMNNQFVLIIAAIIAVAIGFLPGFPLFIFLLLALIPGGLFFLKWREANNKLAGGKPGSVKQNNDAADEASPVAADADTQLGLIENLDQVTPTTIPLILRVNPSAGDYLTQLDAAERFRSQFFVDYGIHLPAIVIRSTENQQQNKVALLINEIQAEQFDILLGQITVVNVSDELEHLGIQPVNYGGVVWVAAEQRSLLTELGFHTRTPVDELYYCIANSLVRNVSEFFGVQETKAHIDKLEKDYPDLIKEVMRHTTVQRASEVMQRLLGEKISVRNTKLIMESLSVWAPREKDVITLVEHVRTSLCRYISHKFAVGNSLKAVLISAEMEETLRQGIRSTAAGTFLNLEPAASEKLMDTFTLGLSDILMSQKDYVILASVDIRRFVKRFLENKFKNLEVLSFGEISEGISIDVIKSIQ; from the coding sequence ATGATTAATGACTTTTTCATCAATTTGAGGAAGCATCCGGAATTATTTATTCTGTTATTGGTCGTTATGATTATCGCCATGTTGGTTATTCCCTTGCCAACCTATCTGGTCGATTTCCTGATTGGGCTGAATATTGTTATTTCGGCGCTGGTGTTTCTTTCTTCTTTTTATATTGATCGTATTCTGAGTTTTTCGTCGTTTCCAGCGGTATTGCTGATTACTACGCTATTCAGACTGGCATTATCGATTAGCACCAGCAGGCTGATATTGAATGATGCCGATGCCGGAGAAATTATTGCCACTTTTGGTCTGTTTGTTATTGGTGACAATCTGGTGGTGGGGTTCGTAATTTTTTCAATTGTCACAATCGTGCAATTTATGGTGATCACTAAAGGTGCGGAGCGCGTGGCGGAAGTGGCGGCACGCTTCTCGCTGGATGGCATGCCCGGCAAGCAGATGAGTATTGATGCCGATCTGCGTGCCAGTTCGATTGATGCGGAACAAGCCACCCAGCGGCGCAGCATTCTGGAGAAAGAGAGCCAGTTATACGGCTCTTTTGACGGCGCGATGAAGTTTATTAAAGGGGATGCCATCGCCGGTATTCTGGTTATTTTTGTCAACTTTATTGGCGGCATCAGCGTGGGTGTGAATCAGCACGGCATGGATATGTCCACGGCGCTGTCCACCTACACCATGCTGACCATTGGTGACGGGCTGGTTGCGCAAATTCCTTCGTTGCTGATTGCCATCAGTGCCGGATTTATTGTCACCCGGGTCAGTGGCGAGGGTGACAATATGGGTATCACCATGATGTCACAGCTGATGAATAATCAGTTTGTCCTGATTATCGCGGCGATCATTGCCGTCGCCATCGGTTTTTTACCTGGCTTTCCGCTGTTTATTTTTCTGCTATTGGCGCTGATTCCTGGAGGATTGTTTTTCTTAAAGTGGCGTGAAGCGAACAATAAATTGGCGGGCGGCAAGCCGGGTAGCGTGAAGCAAAACAACGATGCAGCGGATGAGGCGAGCCCAGTTGCTGCTGATGCCGATACCCAGCTGGGATTAATTGAAAATCTTGACCAGGTTACCCCGACGACCATTCCGCTTATTCTGCGGGTTAACCCGTCGGCCGGTGATTATCTGACCCAGCTGGATGCCGCCGAACGTTTTCGCAGCCAGTTTTTTGTCGATTACGGCATCCATCTGCCAGCGATTGTCATTCGGTCGACTGAAAATCAGCAGCAGAACAAAGTCGCTTTGCTGATTAATGAAATTCAGGCTGAACAGTTCGATATTTTGCTCGGACAAATTACCGTGGTGAACGTCTCTGATGAGCTTGAGCATCTTGGTATTCAACCGGTCAACTATGGCGGTGTAGTGTGGGTTGCCGCTGAACAGCGGTCGCTGCTTACCGAGCTGGGTTTTCACACCCGGACACCGGTTGACGAGCTCTATTACTGCATTGCTAACTCGCTGGTGCGCAATGTGAGTGAGTTTTTTGGCGTGCAGGAGACCAAAGCACATATCGATAAGCTGGAGAAAGACTATCCCGATCTGATTAAAGAAGTGATGCGCCACACCACGGTGCAACGGGCATCGGAAGTGATGCAGCGACTACTCGGCGAGAAAATCTCGGTGCGAAACACCAAGTTGATCATGGAGTCCCTCTCCGTCTGGGCACCACGAGAAAAAGATGTCATTACCCTGGTGGAACATGTGCGCACTTCTCTCTGTCGTTATATCAGTCATAAATTTGCCGTCGGTAATTCCCTGAAGGCGGTATTAATTTCCGCTGAGATGGAAGAGACCTTGCGTCAGGGAATTCGCAGTACCGCCGCCGGAACTTTTCTTAATCTGGAACCAGCGGCTTCTGAAAAGTTAATGGACACTTTTACCCTCGGCTTAAGCGACATTCTGATGTCGCAGAAGGACTACGTCATTCTGGCGTCAGTCGATATCCGACGCTTTGTGAAACGCTTTCTGGAAAATAAATTTAAAAATCTTGAGGTGCTTTCTTTTGGCGAAATTTCAGAAGGCATTTCAATTGATGTAATCAAATCAATTCAATAA
- a CDS encoding EscU/YscU/HrcU family type III secretion system export apparatus switch protein — protein sequence MAGNKTEKPTDKKKRDAAKKGQTFKGKDLVTTCLTLVGVEMVLNFTSLREFSDILHSIVARQYDYSLQGYILQCVWFGIKILLPIAIICIAASLLPGLLQTGMQLATKALKLNLSAINPLKGIKKIFNLRTLKDLLKSVLYLGCFVLATLFFWQENRALIISLVWSEPGVMLKVWGQLVHSLLVIFIACIFIIILIDCVAEYLLYIKDLKMDKKEVDNETKEINGNPEIKKKRKALNQELLSEEFKKDIKKSSVVIANPKHIAIGIYRNLAITPIPFISFIEKNQRALAVRRYAEQVGVPVVENIPLARELFRTHKKHAFVSLKMFTEVMDILFWLEQVENNWMAEHAENNPSETVVDESTSASQGTENPAADERSL from the coding sequence ATGGCGGGCAATAAAACTGAAAAGCCGACCGACAAAAAAAAGCGTGATGCGGCCAAAAAAGGACAGACATTTAAAGGCAAGGATTTAGTCACCACCTGCCTGACGCTGGTCGGAGTCGAGATGGTGCTCAATTTCACCTCTCTGCGCGAGTTTTCAGACATTCTGCACAGCATTGTTGCGCGTCAGTACGACTACTCATTGCAGGGATATATTCTGCAATGCGTCTGGTTTGGCATAAAAATATTACTGCCAATTGCCATAATTTGCATTGCCGCCTCGCTGTTACCGGGCCTGCTGCAGACCGGTATGCAGCTGGCGACTAAGGCATTAAAACTAAACCTTTCGGCAATTAATCCTCTTAAGGGTATTAAAAAAATATTTAACCTGAGAACGTTAAAGGATCTGCTTAAGTCAGTGCTTTACCTCGGCTGCTTTGTGCTGGCGACTCTGTTCTTCTGGCAAGAAAATCGCGCACTGATTATCAGTCTGGTCTGGTCAGAGCCGGGTGTCATGCTGAAAGTGTGGGGGCAGCTGGTACATTCACTGCTGGTGATCTTTATTGCCTGTATTTTCATTATTATTCTTATCGACTGCGTGGCAGAGTATTTGCTGTATATCAAAGATCTGAAAATGGACAAGAAAGAAGTTGATAATGAAACCAAAGAGATTAATGGTAATCCCGAGATAAAGAAAAAAAGAAAGGCTCTTAATCAGGAGTTACTTTCTGAAGAATTCAAAAAAGACATCAAAAAATCCAGTGTTGTTATCGCCAACCCTAAACATATTGCGATAGGAATCTATCGTAATCTGGCGATTACACCCATACCGTTTATTTCATTCATTGAAAAGAATCAGCGTGCTCTCGCGGTACGTCGCTATGCGGAACAAGTCGGTGTGCCGGTGGTTGAAAATATTCCGCTGGCAAGAGAGCTGTTTCGTACCCATAAAAAACATGCGTTTGTTAGCCTGAAAATGTTTACCGAAGTGATGGATATTCTTTTTTGGCTTGAGCAGGTTGAGAACAACTGGATGGCTGAACACGCCGAAAATAATCCGTCAGAAACCGTTGTCGATGAATCTACATCCGCTTCACAAGGCACAGAAAACCCTGCTGCTGATGAGCGTTCTTTGTGA
- a CDS encoding EscS/YscS/HrcS family type III secretion system export apparatus protein, translating to MDEVILAGNKAIWLVLILSAVPVVVATVIGLLVGLFQTVTQLQEQTLPFGIKLLGVCICLFLLSGWYGETLLAYGKEVIYFALKR from the coding sequence ATGGATGAAGTGATTCTGGCAGGAAATAAAGCCATCTGGCTGGTACTGATTTTGTCTGCCGTGCCGGTAGTGGTGGCAACCGTCATTGGTTTACTGGTCGGGCTGTTTCAGACGGTAACGCAATTACAGGAACAAACCCTGCCTTTTGGCATCAAGCTGCTGGGTGTCTGTATCTGTTTATTTTTATTATCCGGATGGTATGGCGAAACATTATTAGCCTACGGTAAGGAAGTGATTTATTTCGCACTAAAACGATAA
- a CDS encoding EscR/YscR/HrcR family type III secretion system export apparatus protein: protein MENDISLIAVLALSSLAPFLIACGTSYIKFSIVFVMVRNAIGLQQIPSNITLNGIAFVLSVFVMMPVMKEGYNHFKQQPIDLSSAEAIESWIDSGFDGYKAYLRKYADRDLAAFFEQAQRQRDGEPDDAENPPEPSLFALLPAYALTEIKDAFKIGFYIYLPFVVIDLLISSILLTLGMMMMSPVTISVPIKLLLFVVMDGWTLISKGLLNQYLDLSASGATF from the coding sequence ATGGAAAATGATATTTCGCTGATTGCCGTGCTGGCTCTCTCATCACTGGCTCCATTTCTGATTGCCTGTGGCACCAGCTATATCAAATTTTCCATCGTGTTTGTGATGGTCAGAAACGCCATTGGATTACAGCAAATTCCCTCCAATATTACCCTGAATGGTATCGCCTTTGTGTTGTCGGTATTTGTCATGATGCCGGTAATGAAAGAGGGATATAACCATTTCAAACAGCAGCCGATCGATTTAAGCAGTGCCGAAGCAATCGAATCCTGGATCGACAGTGGTTTTGATGGCTATAAGGCTTACCTGCGTAAGTATGCCGATCGAGATTTAGCGGCGTTCTTTGAGCAAGCCCAGCGACAGCGTGATGGCGAGCCAGACGATGCTGAAAATCCGCCCGAACCCTCTTTGTTTGCCCTGCTGCCGGCTTACGCCTTAACCGAAATAAAAGATGCTTTTAAAATCGGTTTCTACATTTATCTGCCCTTTGTGGTTATCGACTTATTGATCTCCAGCATCCTGCTGACGCTGGGCATGATGATGATGAGTCCGGTGACTATATCCGTGCCGATCAAGCTGCTGCTGTTTGTGGTGATGGATGGCTGGACATTGATTTCAAAGGGTTTACTTAATCAGTATCTGGATCTTAGCGCCTCAGGGGCAACTTTCTGA
- a CDS encoding SpaN/EivJ family type III secretion system needle length determinant, with amino-acid sequence MAKITGPVSPHFTQAGSSSDAGYPTELDERLKKAKKEQGAEAMPPIGLIPPLLRMFSEPPPAVTDFARYTALTVKADYQVGNWQHPPRYATATAQTTTLAAEPLTEDRSLPQSAATKSFTTPSRDTPSMPRGSRPLSAAHNSHRSVVRESLTPPGSAVALSDNTPADRPLDKSRREENSAAPLPALPPPLPGDGEAVAKSRPVAAKSESHQLFAQASVRPAKSAPSAEGQNKISYSFSSWGREHRVVLTTVRDSSQQLAVMMTPSDALVSHRLQYAISAHPPVTAIALREERGDGQQQRDKQQSMVDEE; translated from the coding sequence TTGGCAAAGATAACCGGACCCGTTTCCCCCCACTTTACCCAGGCAGGCAGCAGCAGTGATGCCGGTTACCCCACCGAGCTGGACGAACGGCTGAAAAAAGCGAAAAAGGAGCAGGGTGCAGAGGCGATGCCACCGATCGGCCTGATACCGCCACTGCTCCGGATGTTTTCGGAACCGCCGCCTGCCGTAACGGATTTTGCCCGGTATACGGCACTGACGGTTAAAGCCGACTATCAGGTGGGTAATTGGCAACATCCTCCGCGATACGCGACGGCAACGGCTCAAACTACGACGCTGGCGGCTGAGCCGTTGACCGAGGACAGATCGCTGCCGCAGAGCGCCGCTACCAAATCTTTCACGACGCCCAGCCGTGACACGCCATCAATGCCCCGCGGCAGTCGCCCGCTTTCGGCAGCACATAATAGCCACCGCTCTGTTGTGCGTGAGAGTCTGACGCCGCCGGGTAGTGCAGTCGCACTCAGTGATAACACGCCAGCGGATCGCCCACTGGATAAATCACGCCGCGAAGAAAACAGTGCCGCCCCGTTGCCTGCCTTGCCGCCACCGCTGCCAGGCGATGGGGAAGCGGTAGCAAAAAGTCGACCCGTCGCGGCAAAAAGTGAATCGCATCAGCTTTTCGCACAGGCTTCTGTCCGGCCAGCTAAATCAGCGCCGTCAGCCGAGGGACAAAATAAAATCAGCTACTCCTTTAGCTCATGGGGCAGAGAACACCGGGTAGTGCTGACCACCGTGCGTGACAGCAGCCAACAGCTGGCGGTGATGATGACTCCCTCTGATGCGCTGGTCAGCCACCGTTTACAGTATGCCATCAGCGCCCACCCGCCGGTTACGGCAATTGCCCTGCGAGAAGAGCGAGGTGATGGGCAGCAGCAGCGTGATAAGCAGCAATCGATGGTGGATGAGGAATGA